A window from Piliocolobus tephrosceles isolate RC106 chromosome 11, ASM277652v3, whole genome shotgun sequence encodes these proteins:
- the STK11IP gene encoding serine/threonine-protein kinase 11-interacting protein isoform X1, whose product MTTAQRDSLVWKLAGLLRESGDVVLCGCSTLSLLTPTLQQLNHVFELHLGPWGPGQTGFVALPSHPADSPVILQLQFLFDVLQKTLSLKLVHVPGPGPPGPIKIFPFKSLRHLELRGVPLRSLHGLRGIYSQLETLICSRSLQTLEELLSACGGDFCSALPWLALVSANFSYNALTALDSSLRLLSALRFLNLSHNQVQDCQGFLMDLCELHHLDISYNRLHLVPRMGPSGAALGILILRGNELRSLHGLEQLRNLRHLDLAYNLLEGHRELSPLWLLTELRKLYLEGNPLWFHPAHRVTTAQYLSPRAREAATGFLLDGKVLSLTDSQTHTSLGLSPTGPPLPWPVGSTPETSGGPDLSDSLSSGGVLAQAPLHKVKSRVRVRRASISEPSDTDPEPRTLNPSPAGWFVQQHRELELMSSFRERFGRNWLQYRSHLEASGNPLPATPTTPAPSAPPASSQGPDTTPRPSPLQEEARGPRESPQKMSEAEPQEEEEEKEGEMVEQGEEEAGEEEEEEQDQKEVEAELCRPMLVCPLEGPEGMRGRECFLRVTSAHLFEVELQAARTLERLELQSLEAAEIELEAQAQRSPGPTGSDVLPGAPVLSLRFSYICPDRQLRRYLVLEPDAHAAVQELLAVLTPVTNVAREQLGEARDLLLGRFQCLRCGHEFKPEEPRLGLDSEEGWRPLFQKTESPAVCPNCGSDHVVLLTVSGGTPNSEQKQGEQSLPPSSSASPVCHPPGHGDHHDRAKNSPPQAPSTCDHSSWSLSPPPERCGLRSVDHRLRLFLDVEVFSDAQEEFQCCLKVPVALAGHTGEFMCLVVVSDHRLYLLKVTGEMREPPASWLQLTLAVPLRDLSGIELGLAGQSLQLEWAAGAGHCVLLPRDARRCRAFLEELLDVLQSLPPAWRNCVSATEEEVTPQHRLWPLLEKDSSLEAPQFFYLRAFLVEGPSTCLVSLLLTPSTLFLLEEDAAGPLAEPPPPAASGEASEKAPPSRPGPVVRVREQQPLSSLSSVLLYRSAPEDLRLLFYDEVSRLESFWALRVVCQEQLTALLAWIREPWEELFSIGLRTVIQEALALDR is encoded by the exons ATGACGACCGCTCAGCGGGACTCCCTGGTGTGGAAGCTCGCGGGGCTGCTGCGGGAGTCCG GGGATGTGGTCCTGTGTGGCTGTAGCACCCTGAGCCTACTCACTCCCACACTGCAACAGCTGAACCATGTATTTGAGCTGCACCTGGGGCCATGGGGCCCTGGCCAGACAGGCTTTGTGGCTCTGCCCTCTCATCCTGCTGACTCCCCTGTCATCCTTCAGCTTCAGTTTCTCTTCGATGTGCTGCAGAAAACGCTTTCACTCAAG ctggTCCATGTTCCTGGTCCTGGCCCCCCAGGGCCCATCAAGATTTTCCCCTTCAAATCCCTTCGGCACCTGGAG CTCCGAGGTGTTCCCCTTCGCTCTCTGCATGGTCTCCGAGGCATCTACTCCCAGCTGGAGACCCTGATTTGCAGCAGGAGCCTCCAGACATTAGAG GAGCTCCTCTCAGCCTGCGGCGGTGACTTCTGCTCTGCCCTCCCTTGGCTGGCTCTGGTTTCTGCCAACTTCAGCTACAATGCACTGACCGCCTTAGACAGCTCCCTG CGCCTCTTGTCAGCTCTGCGTTTCTTGAACCTAAGCCACAATCAAGTCCAGGACTGTCAGGGATTCCTGATG GATTTGTGTGAACTCCACCATCTGGACATCTCCTATAATCGCCTGCATTTGGTGCCAAGAATGGGACCCTCAGGGGCTGCTCTGGGGATCCTGATACTGCGAGGCAACGAGCTTCGGAGCCTGCATG GCCTGGAGCAGCTGAGGAATCTGCGGCACCTGGATTTGGCATACAACCTACTGGAAGGACATAGGGAGCTGTCGCCACTGTGGCTGCTGACTGAGCTCCGCAAG CTCTACCTGGAGGGGAACCCTCTTTGGTTCCACCCTGCGCACCGAGTGACCACTGCCCAGTACTTGTCACCTCGGGCCAGGGAGGCTGCTACTGGC TTCCTTCTCGATGGCAAGGTCTTGTCGCTGACAGATTCTCAG ACTCACACATCCTTGGGGCTCAGCCCCACGGGCCCACCTTTGCCCTGGCCAGTGGGGAGTACTCCTGAAACCTCAGGTGGCCCTGACCTGAGTGACAGCCTCTCCTCGGGGGGTGTTTTGGCCCAGGCCCCACTTCATAAGGTTAAG AGCCGAGTCCGTGTAAGGCGGGCAAGCATCTCTGAACCCAGTGATACGGACCCGGAGCCCCGAACTCTGAACCCCTCTCCAGCTG GATGGTTCGTGCAGCAGCACCGGGAGCTGGAGCTCATGAGCAGCTTCCGGGAACGGTTTGGCCGCAACTGGCTGCAGTACAGGAGTCACCTGGAGGCCTCTGGAAACCCTCTGCCGGCCACCCCCACCACTCCTGCCCCCAGCGCACCTCCAGCCAGCTCCCAGGGCCCCGACACTACACCCAGACCTTCACCCCTGCAGGAGGAAGCCAGAGGCCCCCGGGAGTCACCACAAAAAATGTCAGAGGCGGAgccacaggaggaggaggaggagaaggagggggagatGGTGGAAcagggagaagaggaggcaggagaggaggaagaagaggagcagGACCAGAAGGAAGTGGAAG CGGAGCTCTGTCGCCCCATGTTGGTGTGTCCCCTGGAGGGGCCTGAGGGCATGCGGGGCAGGGAATGCTTTCTCAGGGTCACTTCTGCCCACCTGTTTGAGGTGGAACTCCAAGCAGCTCGCACCTTGGAGCGACTGGAGCTCCAGAGTCTGGAGGCTGCTGAGATAGAGCTAGAGGCCCAGGCCCAGAGGTCACCTGGGCCCACG GGCTCAGATGTGCTCCCTGGAGCCCCCGTCCTCAGTCTGCGCTTCTCCTACATCTGCCCTGACCGGCAGTTGCGTCGCTATTTGGTGTTGGAGCCTGATGCCCACGCAGCTGTCCAG GAGCTGCTGGCCGTGTTGACCCCAGTCACCAACGTGGCTCGGGAACAGCTTGGGGAGGCCAGGGACCTCTTGCTGGGTAGGTTCCAGTGTCTACGCTGTGGCCATGAGTTCAAGCCAGAGGAGCCCAGGCTGGGATTGGACAGTGAGGAAGGCTGGAGGCCTCTGTTCCAAAAGACAG AATCTCCTGCTGTGTGTCCTAATTGTGGTAGTGACCACGTGGTTCTCCTGACTGTGTCCGGGGGAACCCCCAACAGTGAGCAGAAACAGGGAGAGCAGTCTCTACCTCCCTCTTCGTCTGCCAGCCCTGTCTGCCACCCTCCTGGCCATGGTGACCACCATGACAGGGCCAAGAACAGCCCACCTCAGGCACCGAGCACCTGTGACCACAGTAGTTGGAGCCTCAGTCCCC CCCCTGAGCGCTGTGGCCTCCGCTCTGTGGACCACCGACTCCGGCTCTTCCTGGATGTTGAGGTGTTCAGCGATGCCCAGGAGGAGTTCCAGTGCTGCCTCAAG GTGCCAGTGGCATTGGCAGGCCACACCGGGGAGTTCATGTGCCTTGTGGTTGTGTCTGACCACAGGCTGTACCTGTTGAAGGTGACTGGGGAGATGCG TGAGCCTCCAGCTAGCTGGCTGCAGCTGACCCTGGCCGTTCCCCTGCGGGATCTGAGTGGCATAGAGCTGGGCCTGGCAGGCCAGAGCCTGCAGCTGGAGTGGGCAGCTGGGGCGGGCCACTGTGTGCTGCTGCCCCGAGATGCCAGGCGTTGCCGGGCCTTCCTAGAGGAGCTCCTTG ATGTcttgcagtctctgcctcctgcctggaGGAACTGTGTCAGTGCCACAGAGGAGGAGGTCACCCCCCAGCACCGGCTCTG GCCATTGCTGGAGAAAGACTCATCCTTGGAGGCTCCCCAGTTCTTCTACCTTCGAGCGTTCCTGGTTGAAG GCCCTTCCACTTGCCTTGTATCCCTGTTGCTGACTCCGTCCACCCTGTTCCTGTTAGAGGAGGACGCTGCAGGGCCCCTGGCAGAGCCCCCACCTCCAGCAGCATCTGGCGAAGCCTCTGAGAAGGCGCCTCCCTCCAGGCCGGGCCCTGTTGTGCGTGTCAGGGAGCAGCAGCCACTCAGCAGCCTGAGCTCCGTGCTGCTCTACCGCTCAGCCCCTGAGGACTTGCGGCTGCTCTTCTAcgatgag GTGTCCCGGCTGGAGAGCTTTTGGGCACTCCGTGTAGTGTGTCAGGAGCAGCTGACAGCCCTGCTTGCCTGGATCCGGGAACCGTGGGAGGAGCTGTTTTCCATTGGACTCCGGACTGTGATCCAAGAGGCGCTGGCCCTTGACCGATGA
- the STK11IP gene encoding serine/threonine-protein kinase 11-interacting protein isoform X2: MTTAQRDSLVWKLAGLLRESGDVVLCGCSTLSLLTPTLQQLNHVFELHLGPWGPGQTGFVALPSHPADSPVILQLQFLFDVLQKTLSLKLVHVPGPGPPGPIKIFPFKSLRHLELRGVPLRSLHGLRGIYSQLETLICSRSLQTLEELLSACGGDFCSALPWLALVSANFSYNALTALDSSLRLLSALRFLNLSHNQVQDCQGFLMDLCELHHLDISYNRLHLVPRMGPSGAALGILILRGNELRSLHGLEQLRNLRHLDLAYNLLEGHRELSPLWLLTELRKLYLEGNPLWFHPAHRVTTAQYLSPRAREAATGFLLDGKVLSLTDSQTHTSLGLSPTGPPLPWPVGSTPETSGGPDLSDSLSSGGVLAQAPLHKVKSRVRVRRASISEPSDTDPEPRTLNPSPAGWFVQQHRELELMSSFRERFGRNWLQYRSHLEASGNPLPATPTTPAPSAPPASSQGPDTTPRPSPLQEEARGPRESPQKMSEAEPQEEEEEKEGEMVEQGEEEAGEEEEEEQDQKEVEAELCRPMLVCPLEGPEGMRGRECFLRVTSAHLFEVELQAARTLERLELQSLEAAEIELEAQAQRSPGPTGSDVLPGAPVLSLRFSYICPDRQLRRYLVLEPDAHAAVQELLAVLTPVTNVAREQLGEARDLLLGRFQCLRCGHEFKPEEPRLGLDSEEGWRPLFQKTESPAVCPNCGSDHVVLLTVSGGTPNSEQKQGEQSLPPSSSASPVCHPPGHGDHHDRAKNSPPQAPSTCDHSSWSLSPPPERCGLRSVDHRLRLFLDVEVFSDAQEEFQCCLKVPVALAGHTGEFMCLVVVSDHRLYLLKVTGEMREPPASWLQLTLAVPLRDLSGIELGLAGQSLQLEWAAGAGHCVLLPRDARRCRAFLEELLDVLQSLPPAWRNCVSATEEEVTPQHRLWPLLEKDSSLEAPQFFYLRAFLVEEEDAAGPLAEPPPPAASGEASEKAPPSRPGPVVRVREQQPLSSLSSVLLYRSAPEDLRLLFYDEVSRLESFWALRVVCQEQLTALLAWIREPWEELFSIGLRTVIQEALALDR; encoded by the exons ATGACGACCGCTCAGCGGGACTCCCTGGTGTGGAAGCTCGCGGGGCTGCTGCGGGAGTCCG GGGATGTGGTCCTGTGTGGCTGTAGCACCCTGAGCCTACTCACTCCCACACTGCAACAGCTGAACCATGTATTTGAGCTGCACCTGGGGCCATGGGGCCCTGGCCAGACAGGCTTTGTGGCTCTGCCCTCTCATCCTGCTGACTCCCCTGTCATCCTTCAGCTTCAGTTTCTCTTCGATGTGCTGCAGAAAACGCTTTCACTCAAG ctggTCCATGTTCCTGGTCCTGGCCCCCCAGGGCCCATCAAGATTTTCCCCTTCAAATCCCTTCGGCACCTGGAG CTCCGAGGTGTTCCCCTTCGCTCTCTGCATGGTCTCCGAGGCATCTACTCCCAGCTGGAGACCCTGATTTGCAGCAGGAGCCTCCAGACATTAGAG GAGCTCCTCTCAGCCTGCGGCGGTGACTTCTGCTCTGCCCTCCCTTGGCTGGCTCTGGTTTCTGCCAACTTCAGCTACAATGCACTGACCGCCTTAGACAGCTCCCTG CGCCTCTTGTCAGCTCTGCGTTTCTTGAACCTAAGCCACAATCAAGTCCAGGACTGTCAGGGATTCCTGATG GATTTGTGTGAACTCCACCATCTGGACATCTCCTATAATCGCCTGCATTTGGTGCCAAGAATGGGACCCTCAGGGGCTGCTCTGGGGATCCTGATACTGCGAGGCAACGAGCTTCGGAGCCTGCATG GCCTGGAGCAGCTGAGGAATCTGCGGCACCTGGATTTGGCATACAACCTACTGGAAGGACATAGGGAGCTGTCGCCACTGTGGCTGCTGACTGAGCTCCGCAAG CTCTACCTGGAGGGGAACCCTCTTTGGTTCCACCCTGCGCACCGAGTGACCACTGCCCAGTACTTGTCACCTCGGGCCAGGGAGGCTGCTACTGGC TTCCTTCTCGATGGCAAGGTCTTGTCGCTGACAGATTCTCAG ACTCACACATCCTTGGGGCTCAGCCCCACGGGCCCACCTTTGCCCTGGCCAGTGGGGAGTACTCCTGAAACCTCAGGTGGCCCTGACCTGAGTGACAGCCTCTCCTCGGGGGGTGTTTTGGCCCAGGCCCCACTTCATAAGGTTAAG AGCCGAGTCCGTGTAAGGCGGGCAAGCATCTCTGAACCCAGTGATACGGACCCGGAGCCCCGAACTCTGAACCCCTCTCCAGCTG GATGGTTCGTGCAGCAGCACCGGGAGCTGGAGCTCATGAGCAGCTTCCGGGAACGGTTTGGCCGCAACTGGCTGCAGTACAGGAGTCACCTGGAGGCCTCTGGAAACCCTCTGCCGGCCACCCCCACCACTCCTGCCCCCAGCGCACCTCCAGCCAGCTCCCAGGGCCCCGACACTACACCCAGACCTTCACCCCTGCAGGAGGAAGCCAGAGGCCCCCGGGAGTCACCACAAAAAATGTCAGAGGCGGAgccacaggaggaggaggaggagaaggagggggagatGGTGGAAcagggagaagaggaggcaggagaggaggaagaagaggagcagGACCAGAAGGAAGTGGAAG CGGAGCTCTGTCGCCCCATGTTGGTGTGTCCCCTGGAGGGGCCTGAGGGCATGCGGGGCAGGGAATGCTTTCTCAGGGTCACTTCTGCCCACCTGTTTGAGGTGGAACTCCAAGCAGCTCGCACCTTGGAGCGACTGGAGCTCCAGAGTCTGGAGGCTGCTGAGATAGAGCTAGAGGCCCAGGCCCAGAGGTCACCTGGGCCCACG GGCTCAGATGTGCTCCCTGGAGCCCCCGTCCTCAGTCTGCGCTTCTCCTACATCTGCCCTGACCGGCAGTTGCGTCGCTATTTGGTGTTGGAGCCTGATGCCCACGCAGCTGTCCAG GAGCTGCTGGCCGTGTTGACCCCAGTCACCAACGTGGCTCGGGAACAGCTTGGGGAGGCCAGGGACCTCTTGCTGGGTAGGTTCCAGTGTCTACGCTGTGGCCATGAGTTCAAGCCAGAGGAGCCCAGGCTGGGATTGGACAGTGAGGAAGGCTGGAGGCCTCTGTTCCAAAAGACAG AATCTCCTGCTGTGTGTCCTAATTGTGGTAGTGACCACGTGGTTCTCCTGACTGTGTCCGGGGGAACCCCCAACAGTGAGCAGAAACAGGGAGAGCAGTCTCTACCTCCCTCTTCGTCTGCCAGCCCTGTCTGCCACCCTCCTGGCCATGGTGACCACCATGACAGGGCCAAGAACAGCCCACCTCAGGCACCGAGCACCTGTGACCACAGTAGTTGGAGCCTCAGTCCCC CCCCTGAGCGCTGTGGCCTCCGCTCTGTGGACCACCGACTCCGGCTCTTCCTGGATGTTGAGGTGTTCAGCGATGCCCAGGAGGAGTTCCAGTGCTGCCTCAAG GTGCCAGTGGCATTGGCAGGCCACACCGGGGAGTTCATGTGCCTTGTGGTTGTGTCTGACCACAGGCTGTACCTGTTGAAGGTGACTGGGGAGATGCG TGAGCCTCCAGCTAGCTGGCTGCAGCTGACCCTGGCCGTTCCCCTGCGGGATCTGAGTGGCATAGAGCTGGGCCTGGCAGGCCAGAGCCTGCAGCTGGAGTGGGCAGCTGGGGCGGGCCACTGTGTGCTGCTGCCCCGAGATGCCAGGCGTTGCCGGGCCTTCCTAGAGGAGCTCCTTG ATGTcttgcagtctctgcctcctgcctggaGGAACTGTGTCAGTGCCACAGAGGAGGAGGTCACCCCCCAGCACCGGCTCTG GCCATTGCTGGAGAAAGACTCATCCTTGGAGGCTCCCCAGTTCTTCTACCTTCGAGCGTTCCTGGTTGAAG AGGAGGACGCTGCAGGGCCCCTGGCAGAGCCCCCACCTCCAGCAGCATCTGGCGAAGCCTCTGAGAAGGCGCCTCCCTCCAGGCCGGGCCCTGTTGTGCGTGTCAGGGAGCAGCAGCCACTCAGCAGCCTGAGCTCCGTGCTGCTCTACCGCTCAGCCCCTGAGGACTTGCGGCTGCTCTTCTAcgatgag GTGTCCCGGCTGGAGAGCTTTTGGGCACTCCGTGTAGTGTGTCAGGAGCAGCTGACAGCCCTGCTTGCCTGGATCCGGGAACCGTGGGAGGAGCTGTTTTCCATTGGACTCCGGACTGTGATCCAAGAGGCGCTGGCCCTTGACCGATGA